One part of the Rutidosis leptorrhynchoides isolate AG116_Rl617_1_P2 chromosome 1, CSIRO_AGI_Rlap_v1, whole genome shotgun sequence genome encodes these proteins:
- the LOC139867500 gene encoding E3 SUMO-protein ligase SIZ1-like encodes MDLLTSCKEKMAHFRIKELKGILTHLGLSKQGKKQDLIDRIIAIISDDRVSGMWAKKSAVRKEEVAKLVEDIYRKLQIPGATDLASKGQNASNVNISSTFKDEIEDTYQTEKVRCLCGSSLQADSMIQCEDKKCNVWQHIGCVIIPEKPMEGMLPVPPATFYCELCRLCRADPFWVTMGHPLYPVKLAIATNPTDGTSPVQNIEKTFQLTKADRDLLTKPEFELQAWCMLLNDKVSFRMQWPQYADLQVNGMSVRAINRPGSQLLGANGRDDGPIITTCTRDGSNKISLTGCDARVFCLGVRIVRRRTVQQILNLIPKESDGEKFEDAVARVCRCVGGGATTENADSDSDLEVVSDSIPVNLRCPMSGSRMKIAGRFKPCVHMGCFDLEVFVQMNQRSRKWQCPICLKNYALENVIIDPYFTRITTKMRNCGEDITEIEVKPDGSWRVKAETGQPSLGQLGQWHLPDGNLCIPTEVESKPKPESLKQVKQEGGSEGHNTGLKLGIKKNSNGIWEVSKPENRDSVSSGNKLPENFVSNGQNGLLTSSATGSGRDGEDASINQDGGGHFGHSTTNGADFADLNPPATAGDADVIVLSDSDDDTPNLMSSGLVYNNGNVYSNEILNPQMEDPPINTGGSSSLGLFNNNDDYGVPLWSLPSTSQVGSSFQLFGSDDNNNVVHHGLDGTSSIDGFTLPDDLIMGPAPDSSLYQSNLEINDGLVDNPLAFGNDDPSLRLFLPTRPSQVADHVGPRDQPSVSKGGLHSDDWISLRLGGCSSGVNCEPATTDGLNTSQQPGSKDGALDTLADTASLFLGVNRSSSNSGSKRSDNPFSFPRQKRSVRPRLYLSIETDSEDER; translated from the exons ATGGATTTGCTAACAAGTTGCAAG GAAAAAATGGCACATTTTCGGATAAAAGAGCTGAAGGGTATTCTTACTCACCTTGGCCTTTCCAAACAAGGAAAGAAGCAG GATCTTATTGACCGGATTATAGCTATTATCTCGGATGATCGAG TTTCTGGAATGTGGGCAAAGAAAAGTGCTGTTAGGAAGGAAGAGGTGGCTAAATTAGTTGAAGACATCTACAG AAAGTTACAGATCCCTGGTGCAACAGACTTGGCATCAAAAGGTCAAAATGCATCAAATGTCAATATCAGTTCAACATTTAAGGATGAAATTGAAGATACATATCAGACAGAAAAAGTTCGTTGTCTATGTGGAAGTTCATTGCAAGCAGATTCAATGATACAG TGTGAAGATAAAAAATGCAACGTGTGGCAACATATTGGTTGTGTTATTATTCCAGAAAAGCCAATGGAGGGTATGCTGCCAGTACCACCCGCAACTTTTTATTGTGAACTTTGTAGACTTTGTCGTGCAGATCC GTTTTGGGTAACAATGGGTCATCCTTTATATCCAGTAAAGCTGGCTATTGCAACTAATCCTACTGATGG TACAAGCCCAGTGCAGAATATTGAGAAGACTTTTCAGCTTACAAAAGCTGACAGGGATTTATTGACGAAACCAGAGTTTGAACTTCAG GCCTGGTGTATGCTTTTGAATGACAAGGTTTCTTTTAGGATGCAATGGCCACAATATGCTGACTTACAAGTCAACG GTATGTCTGTGCGAGCAATCAATAGACCTGGATCTCAACTTCTGGGAGCCAATGGGCGTGACGATGGCCCTATT aTCACGACTTGCACACGTGATGGAAGTAACAAAATCTCGTTGACAGGCTGTGATGCTCGTGTGTTTTGTTTAGGTGTTAGAATCGTCAGACGCCGCACTGTTCAACAG ATTCTCAACCTGATACCGAAAGAATCTGATGGTGAGAAATTTGAAGATGCTGTTGCACGTGTTTGTCGATGTGTTGGTGGTGGGGCCACTACAGAAAATGCAGATAGTGACAGTGATTTGGAGGTCGTGTCCGATTCTATACCTGTTAATCTACGCTGTCCT ATGAGTGGCTCGAGAATGAAAATTGCTGGAAGATTCAAACCTTGTGTTCACATGGGCTGCTTTGATCTTGAAGTTTTTGTCCAAATGAACCAACGGTCCCGAAAG TGGCAATGCCCTATTTGTCTCAAGAACTACGCTTTGGAGAATGTCATAATCGATCCGTATTTCACTCGTATCACAACTAAg ATGCGAAATTGTGGAGAAGATATAACAGAAATCGAGGTAAAACCAGACGGTTCTTGGCGTGTAAAGGCTGAAACGGGTCAACCAAGTTTAGGTCAACTTGGCCAGTGGCATTTACCCGATGGTAATCTATGCATTCCAACTGAAGTCGAGTCTAAACCTAAACCAGAATCTTTAAAACAGGTTAAACAAGAAGGTGGGTCCGAAGGTCATAATACAGGTTTAAAACTCGGGATTAAGAAAAATTCAAACGGAATTTGGGAAGTTAGCAAACCTGAAAATCGTGATTCGGTTTCATCCGGCAATAAATTACCCGAAAACTTTGTGTCCAATGGGCAAAATGGTCTTTTAACGAGTAGTGCTACTGGAAGTGGTAGAGATGGTGAAGATGCGAGTATTAATCAAGATGgtggagggcattttggtcattctaCCACCAATGGTGCTGATTTTGCTGACCTCAACCCACCAGCTACAGCTGGCGATGCTGATGTCATCGTTCTTAGTGACTCAGATGACGATACTCCAAACCTAATGTCGTCTGGACTAGTTTACAATAATGGTAATGTTTATTCTAATGAAATTCTCAACCCACAAATGGAAGACCCGCCCATAAACACTGGTGGGAGTTCAAGTTTAGGTCTTTTTAACAACAATGATGATTACGGGGTCCCGTTATGGTCGTTGCCTTCTACTAGTCAAGTGGGATCCAGCTTTCAGTTATTTGGttcagatgataataataatgtggtGCATCATGGACTTGATGGTACTTCTTCCATTGATGGTTTTACATTACCAGATGACCTTATCATGGGTCCCGCACCCGATTCTTCACTTTATCAATCTAATCTTGAAATTAACGATGGGTTGGTTGATAATCCGTTAGCTTTTGGAAACGATGACCCGTCACTTCGGTTATTTCTTCCCACCAGACCATCACAAGTGGCGGACCACGTGGGCCCACGAGATCAGCCGAGCGTGTCCAAAGGTGGTCTGCATAGTGATGACTGGATATCCTTACGGTTAGGTGGCTGCAGCAGTGGTGTAAATTGTGAACCGGCTACTACAGATGGGTTGAACACGAGCCAGCAACCAGGGTCCAAAGATGGTGCTCTGGATACATTGGCAGATACTG CTTCTTTGTTTCTAGGAGTGAATAGAAGTAGTAGTAACTCTGGCAGTAAAAGATCGGATAACCCTTTTTCATTTCCCCGTCAAAAGCGATCTGTAAGGCCAAGATTGTATCTATCTATCGAAACTGACTCTGAAGACGAGAGATAG